The Diorhabda sublineata isolate icDioSubl1.1 chromosome 6, icDioSubl1.1, whole genome shotgun sequence genome includes a window with the following:
- the LOC130445586 gene encoding RING finger protein 207-like isoform X2, which translates to MEPPGMDSGLEFPKNPLLCPICHDYFTEPCILSCYHTFCARCLRGKEQDRRLICPFCRQATMLKDGSTLPPPDLLMRQLIDIANSENPPCSNCDKRDRSNMYYCNTCGQALCLHCRENTHRAKMFSTHDVVHMSKCTKEAKKCPQHGEHYIMFSPLQNTMLCVNCFRDLPNEIRTQCVDIDTAHTQAAKRLERGQNAIMDLQTSVRDGIIALKGLMDELRRNMDSEKHTINTFCHGMQEAMAKTHATMIMEVQRQYESKERIYRSQLVVLGTVMPVLQLHLVLCTTFTAAANKYQFLELCPSLIERLSAVGNLSQPVRSLQSSQIKTNYRSEFAQSLEPWIGQAAVSQHQSELAATSRMYDSVPPATKKQQTALKNKLLEGDSSFSTHCRSFESQIRDLNQQFNTIKEKVGELHKDISALRKAQTPPLTARYEMLIRECLHLDQSLERQQKELDRMSSTFDASWEEQLWRLRIEQEVFSCQRADVNALRNELKHLSQVAAQLEPFIRSLVNQQPSQGEQSQGGTSDEQAQHLASLLEHIGILQQSDASLGKIPRSRSRVLGQLLEKVRPNIQERERSKSAGQSDKPITVSQKATPKKQFLISQQMSIDRLEAQIKEKIQDILSRRQSQPSSKSDTETDRKLAKDDRKMSSTDSIGKMNSKQRIMYKKITKSCDKINTGSKSDTETRKPRSEPGYQRISEATSRSSPSSPKCKNKGILPPAKPQKKKVYPYSDGEDNVFYSMHDSADSLSTSSRRSSFEGPDKTLVVVINRRNKNMSMAQKQRSWETFPPKRKHHVCQQKLSVPTPMAPLRKADSFEGHEEAVKSLVAAVQETRRKPRGGN; encoded by the exons ATGGAACCGCCAGGAATGGATAGTGGTctagaatttccaaaaaatcctTTGCTGTGTCCTATATGCCATGATTATTTTACAGAACCTTGTATTCTTAGTTGTTATCATACATTTTGTGCTAGGTGCTTGAGAGGGAAAGAACAAGATAGACGCCTAATTTGTCCATTCTGCAG ACAAGCAACGATGCTGAAAGACGGATCAACACTGCCCCCGCCGGATTTATTAATGCGACAATTGATTGATATTGCTAATAGTGAAAACCCACCTTGTTCAAATTGTGACAAACGTGATCGATCAAATATGTATTATTGCAACACTTGTG GGCAAGCTTTATGTCTTCACTGCCGAGAAAATACTCATAGAGCTAAAATGTTTTCTACTCATGACGTTGTACACATGAGTAAATGTACAAAGGAAGCTAAAAAG tgTCCTCAACACGGTGAACATTATATAATGTTTTCTCCATTACAAAACACGATGTTGTGCGTTAATTGTTTCCGTGATTTGCCCAACGAAATTCGTACTCAATGCGTTGATATCGATACTGCCCATACTCAAGCAGCGAAACGTCTAGAGAGAGGTCAGAACGCTATTATGGATCTACAA aCTTCTGTTCGAGACGGTATAATCGCTCTTAAAGGTTTAATGGACGAGTTGCGAAGGAATATGGATAGTGAAAAACATACCATAAACACTTTTTGTCACGGTATGCAAGAAGCCATGGCTAAAACTCACGCTACGATGATAATGGAAGTACAAAGACAGTATGAGAGCAAAGAAAGGATTTATAGAAGTCAACTTGTAGTGTTAG GTACTGTGATGCCGGTTCTTCAGTTACATTTAGTTTTGTGTACGACTTTTACGGCGGCTGcgaataaatatcaatttttggaaTTGTGTCCATCGCTTATCGAAAGACTATCTGCTGTAGGAAACTTGAGCCAACCGGTTAG GTCTCTGCAGTCTTCTCagataaaaactaattatagAAGTGAGTTTGCGCAAAGTCTAGAGCCCTGGATAGGTCAAGCAGCGGTTAGTCAACATCAATCTGAATTAGCTGCTA CTTCGAGAATGTACGACAGCGTCCCGCCGGCTactaaaaaacaacaaacagccctaaaaaataaacttttggaAGGCGACAGCTCGTTTTCGACACATTGTCGTTCGTTCGAGTCCCAAATACGCGACCTCAATCAACAATTCAATACGATCAAAGAAAAAGTCGGCGAATTGCACAAGGACATTAGCGCTTTGAGGAAAGCGCAGACGCCGCCGCTAACAGCTCGCTACGAAATGCTCATCAGGGAATGTTTGCATCTCGACCAAAGTTTAGAAAG GCAGCAGAAGGAGCTCGACAGGATGTCCTCGACGTTCGACGCTTCCTGGGAGGAGCAACTGTGGAGATTGAGAATCGAACAGGAAGTTTTTAGCTGTCAAAGGGCGGATGTAAATGCGCTGAGGAACGAATTGAAACACCTAAGTCAG GTGGCGGCCCAATTGGAACCTTTCATTAGGAGTTTGGTGAATCAACAGCCTAGTCAGGGCGAACAAAGTCAGGGTGGTACTTCGGACGAACAAGCACAACATCTGGCGTCCCTTCTCGAACACATCg GTATTTTACAACAATCCGATGCATCTTTAGGTAAAATTCCACGTTCACGTAGTAGAGTACTTGGTCAATTACTCGAAAAAGTCCGTCCTAATATACAAGAAAGAGAACGTAGTAAATCTGCTGGTCAAAGCGACAAACCGATAACCGTTTCGCAGAAAGCTACACCGAAAAAACAGTTCTTAATAAG tCAGCAAATGAGCATTGATCGTTTAGAAGcgcaaataaaagaaaaaattcaagacATCTTGAGTAGGAGGCAAAGTCAACCGTCTTCTAAATCCGATACAGAGACCGATAGAAAATTGGCCAAAGATGATAGAAAAATGAGTAGCACCGACTCCATAG GTAAAATGAATTCGAAGCAAagaataatgtataaaaaaataacgaaaagctgtgataaaattaatactGGCAGTAAATCTGATACCGAAACTAGAAAACCAAGATCGGAACCAGGATATCAGAGGATATCTGAAGCTACAAGTAGATCGAGTCCTAGTAGTCCGAAATGTAAAAACAAAGGAATTTTACCGCCTGCAAAACCCCAAAAAAAGAAG gtgTATCCTTATAGTGACGGTGAAGATAACGTTTTTTACTCGATGCACGATTCCGCTGACTCTTTGAGCACCTCGAGCAGAAGGTCCAGTTTCGAAGGGCCGGATAAAACTTTGGTTGTCGTTATAAATAGGAGGAATAAGAATATGTCGATGGCGCAGAAACAGAGGAGCTGGGAGACTTTTCCCCCTAAACGTAAACATCACGTTTGCCAACAGAAATTGTCTGTACCTACACCAATGGCTCCCCTAAGGAAAGCCGATAGTTTCGAAG GTCATGAAGAAGCGGTTAAAAGCCTCGTGGCCGCGGTTCAGGAAACTAGACGGAAACCTAGGGGAGGTAATTAA
- the LOC130445586 gene encoding RING finger protein 207-like isoform X1, translating to MEPPGMDSGLEFPKNPLLCPICHDYFTEPCILSCYHTFCARCLRGKEQDRRLICPFCRQATMLKDGSTLPPPDLLMRQLIDIANSENPPCSNCDKRDRSNMYYCNTCGQALCLHCRENTHRAKMFSTHDVVHMSKCTKEAKKCPQHGEHYIMFSPLQNTMLCVNCFRDLPNEIRTQCVDIDTAHTQAAKRLERGQNAIMDLQTSVRDGIIALKGLMDELRRNMDSEKHTINTFCHGMQEAMAKTHATMIMEVQRQYESKERIYRSQLVVLGTVMPVLQLHLVLCTTFTAAANKYQFLELCPSLIERLSAVGNLSQPVRSLQSSQIKTNYRSEFAQSLEPWIGQAAVSQHQSELAATSRMYDSVPPATKKQQTALKNKLLEGDSSFSTHCRSFESQIRDLNQQFNTIKEKVGELHKDISALRKAQTPPLTARYEMLIRECLHLDQSLERQQKELDRMSSTFDASWEEQLWRLRIEQEVFSCQRADVNALRNELKHLSQVVAAQLEPFIRSLVNQQPSQGEQSQGGTSDEQAQHLASLLEHIGILQQSDASLGKIPRSRSRVLGQLLEKVRPNIQERERSKSAGQSDKPITVSQKATPKKQFLISQQMSIDRLEAQIKEKIQDILSRRQSQPSSKSDTETDRKLAKDDRKMSSTDSIGKMNSKQRIMYKKITKSCDKINTGSKSDTETRKPRSEPGYQRISEATSRSSPSSPKCKNKGILPPAKPQKKKVYPYSDGEDNVFYSMHDSADSLSTSSRRSSFEGPDKTLVVVINRRNKNMSMAQKQRSWETFPPKRKHHVCQQKLSVPTPMAPLRKADSFEGHEEAVKSLVAAVQETRRKPRGGN from the exons ATGGAACCGCCAGGAATGGATAGTGGTctagaatttccaaaaaatcctTTGCTGTGTCCTATATGCCATGATTATTTTACAGAACCTTGTATTCTTAGTTGTTATCATACATTTTGTGCTAGGTGCTTGAGAGGGAAAGAACAAGATAGACGCCTAATTTGTCCATTCTGCAG ACAAGCAACGATGCTGAAAGACGGATCAACACTGCCCCCGCCGGATTTATTAATGCGACAATTGATTGATATTGCTAATAGTGAAAACCCACCTTGTTCAAATTGTGACAAACGTGATCGATCAAATATGTATTATTGCAACACTTGTG GGCAAGCTTTATGTCTTCACTGCCGAGAAAATACTCATAGAGCTAAAATGTTTTCTACTCATGACGTTGTACACATGAGTAAATGTACAAAGGAAGCTAAAAAG tgTCCTCAACACGGTGAACATTATATAATGTTTTCTCCATTACAAAACACGATGTTGTGCGTTAATTGTTTCCGTGATTTGCCCAACGAAATTCGTACTCAATGCGTTGATATCGATACTGCCCATACTCAAGCAGCGAAACGTCTAGAGAGAGGTCAGAACGCTATTATGGATCTACAA aCTTCTGTTCGAGACGGTATAATCGCTCTTAAAGGTTTAATGGACGAGTTGCGAAGGAATATGGATAGTGAAAAACATACCATAAACACTTTTTGTCACGGTATGCAAGAAGCCATGGCTAAAACTCACGCTACGATGATAATGGAAGTACAAAGACAGTATGAGAGCAAAGAAAGGATTTATAGAAGTCAACTTGTAGTGTTAG GTACTGTGATGCCGGTTCTTCAGTTACATTTAGTTTTGTGTACGACTTTTACGGCGGCTGcgaataaatatcaatttttggaaTTGTGTCCATCGCTTATCGAAAGACTATCTGCTGTAGGAAACTTGAGCCAACCGGTTAG GTCTCTGCAGTCTTCTCagataaaaactaattatagAAGTGAGTTTGCGCAAAGTCTAGAGCCCTGGATAGGTCAAGCAGCGGTTAGTCAACATCAATCTGAATTAGCTGCTA CTTCGAGAATGTACGACAGCGTCCCGCCGGCTactaaaaaacaacaaacagccctaaaaaataaacttttggaAGGCGACAGCTCGTTTTCGACACATTGTCGTTCGTTCGAGTCCCAAATACGCGACCTCAATCAACAATTCAATACGATCAAAGAAAAAGTCGGCGAATTGCACAAGGACATTAGCGCTTTGAGGAAAGCGCAGACGCCGCCGCTAACAGCTCGCTACGAAATGCTCATCAGGGAATGTTTGCATCTCGACCAAAGTTTAGAAAG GCAGCAGAAGGAGCTCGACAGGATGTCCTCGACGTTCGACGCTTCCTGGGAGGAGCAACTGTGGAGATTGAGAATCGAACAGGAAGTTTTTAGCTGTCAAAGGGCGGATGTAAATGCGCTGAGGAACGAATTGAAACACCTAAGTCAGGTA GTGGCGGCCCAATTGGAACCTTTCATTAGGAGTTTGGTGAATCAACAGCCTAGTCAGGGCGAACAAAGTCAGGGTGGTACTTCGGACGAACAAGCACAACATCTGGCGTCCCTTCTCGAACACATCg GTATTTTACAACAATCCGATGCATCTTTAGGTAAAATTCCACGTTCACGTAGTAGAGTACTTGGTCAATTACTCGAAAAAGTCCGTCCTAATATACAAGAAAGAGAACGTAGTAAATCTGCTGGTCAAAGCGACAAACCGATAACCGTTTCGCAGAAAGCTACACCGAAAAAACAGTTCTTAATAAG tCAGCAAATGAGCATTGATCGTTTAGAAGcgcaaataaaagaaaaaattcaagacATCTTGAGTAGGAGGCAAAGTCAACCGTCTTCTAAATCCGATACAGAGACCGATAGAAAATTGGCCAAAGATGATAGAAAAATGAGTAGCACCGACTCCATAG GTAAAATGAATTCGAAGCAAagaataatgtataaaaaaataacgaaaagctgtgataaaattaatactGGCAGTAAATCTGATACCGAAACTAGAAAACCAAGATCGGAACCAGGATATCAGAGGATATCTGAAGCTACAAGTAGATCGAGTCCTAGTAGTCCGAAATGTAAAAACAAAGGAATTTTACCGCCTGCAAAACCCCAAAAAAAGAAG gtgTATCCTTATAGTGACGGTGAAGATAACGTTTTTTACTCGATGCACGATTCCGCTGACTCTTTGAGCACCTCGAGCAGAAGGTCCAGTTTCGAAGGGCCGGATAAAACTTTGGTTGTCGTTATAAATAGGAGGAATAAGAATATGTCGATGGCGCAGAAACAGAGGAGCTGGGAGACTTTTCCCCCTAAACGTAAACATCACGTTTGCCAACAGAAATTGTCTGTACCTACACCAATGGCTCCCCTAAGGAAAGCCGATAGTTTCGAAG GTCATGAAGAAGCGGTTAAAAGCCTCGTGGCCGCGGTTCAGGAAACTAGACGGAAACCTAGGGGAGGTAATTAA
- the LOC130445586 gene encoding RING finger protein 207-like isoform X3, translating to MFSTHDVVHMSKCTKEAKKCPQHGEHYIMFSPLQNTMLCVNCFRDLPNEIRTQCVDIDTAHTQAAKRLERGQNAIMDLQTSVRDGIIALKGLMDELRRNMDSEKHTINTFCHGMQEAMAKTHATMIMEVQRQYESKERIYRSQLVVLGTVMPVLQLHLVLCTTFTAAANKYQFLELCPSLIERLSAVGNLSQPVRSLQSSQIKTNYRSEFAQSLEPWIGQAAVSQHQSELAATSRMYDSVPPATKKQQTALKNKLLEGDSSFSTHCRSFESQIRDLNQQFNTIKEKVGELHKDISALRKAQTPPLTARYEMLIRECLHLDQSLERQQKELDRMSSTFDASWEEQLWRLRIEQEVFSCQRADVNALRNELKHLSQVVAAQLEPFIRSLVNQQPSQGEQSQGGTSDEQAQHLASLLEHIGILQQSDASLGKIPRSRSRVLGQLLEKVRPNIQERERSKSAGQSDKPITVSQKATPKKQFLISQQMSIDRLEAQIKEKIQDILSRRQSQPSSKSDTETDRKLAKDDRKMSSTDSIGKMNSKQRIMYKKITKSCDKINTGSKSDTETRKPRSEPGYQRISEATSRSSPSSPKCKNKGILPPAKPQKKKVYPYSDGEDNVFYSMHDSADSLSTSSRRSSFEGPDKTLVVVINRRNKNMSMAQKQRSWETFPPKRKHHVCQQKLSVPTPMAPLRKADSFEGHEEAVKSLVAAVQETRRKPRGGN from the exons ATGTTTTCTACTCATGACGTTGTACACATGAGTAAATGTACAAAGGAAGCTAAAAAG tgTCCTCAACACGGTGAACATTATATAATGTTTTCTCCATTACAAAACACGATGTTGTGCGTTAATTGTTTCCGTGATTTGCCCAACGAAATTCGTACTCAATGCGTTGATATCGATACTGCCCATACTCAAGCAGCGAAACGTCTAGAGAGAGGTCAGAACGCTATTATGGATCTACAA aCTTCTGTTCGAGACGGTATAATCGCTCTTAAAGGTTTAATGGACGAGTTGCGAAGGAATATGGATAGTGAAAAACATACCATAAACACTTTTTGTCACGGTATGCAAGAAGCCATGGCTAAAACTCACGCTACGATGATAATGGAAGTACAAAGACAGTATGAGAGCAAAGAAAGGATTTATAGAAGTCAACTTGTAGTGTTAG GTACTGTGATGCCGGTTCTTCAGTTACATTTAGTTTTGTGTACGACTTTTACGGCGGCTGcgaataaatatcaatttttggaaTTGTGTCCATCGCTTATCGAAAGACTATCTGCTGTAGGAAACTTGAGCCAACCGGTTAG GTCTCTGCAGTCTTCTCagataaaaactaattatagAAGTGAGTTTGCGCAAAGTCTAGAGCCCTGGATAGGTCAAGCAGCGGTTAGTCAACATCAATCTGAATTAGCTGCTA CTTCGAGAATGTACGACAGCGTCCCGCCGGCTactaaaaaacaacaaacagccctaaaaaataaacttttggaAGGCGACAGCTCGTTTTCGACACATTGTCGTTCGTTCGAGTCCCAAATACGCGACCTCAATCAACAATTCAATACGATCAAAGAAAAAGTCGGCGAATTGCACAAGGACATTAGCGCTTTGAGGAAAGCGCAGACGCCGCCGCTAACAGCTCGCTACGAAATGCTCATCAGGGAATGTTTGCATCTCGACCAAAGTTTAGAAAG GCAGCAGAAGGAGCTCGACAGGATGTCCTCGACGTTCGACGCTTCCTGGGAGGAGCAACTGTGGAGATTGAGAATCGAACAGGAAGTTTTTAGCTGTCAAAGGGCGGATGTAAATGCGCTGAGGAACGAATTGAAACACCTAAGTCAGGTA GTGGCGGCCCAATTGGAACCTTTCATTAGGAGTTTGGTGAATCAACAGCCTAGTCAGGGCGAACAAAGTCAGGGTGGTACTTCGGACGAACAAGCACAACATCTGGCGTCCCTTCTCGAACACATCg GTATTTTACAACAATCCGATGCATCTTTAGGTAAAATTCCACGTTCACGTAGTAGAGTACTTGGTCAATTACTCGAAAAAGTCCGTCCTAATATACAAGAAAGAGAACGTAGTAAATCTGCTGGTCAAAGCGACAAACCGATAACCGTTTCGCAGAAAGCTACACCGAAAAAACAGTTCTTAATAAG tCAGCAAATGAGCATTGATCGTTTAGAAGcgcaaataaaagaaaaaattcaagacATCTTGAGTAGGAGGCAAAGTCAACCGTCTTCTAAATCCGATACAGAGACCGATAGAAAATTGGCCAAAGATGATAGAAAAATGAGTAGCACCGACTCCATAG GTAAAATGAATTCGAAGCAAagaataatgtataaaaaaataacgaaaagctgtgataaaattaatactGGCAGTAAATCTGATACCGAAACTAGAAAACCAAGATCGGAACCAGGATATCAGAGGATATCTGAAGCTACAAGTAGATCGAGTCCTAGTAGTCCGAAATGTAAAAACAAAGGAATTTTACCGCCTGCAAAACCCCAAAAAAAGAAG gtgTATCCTTATAGTGACGGTGAAGATAACGTTTTTTACTCGATGCACGATTCCGCTGACTCTTTGAGCACCTCGAGCAGAAGGTCCAGTTTCGAAGGGCCGGATAAAACTTTGGTTGTCGTTATAAATAGGAGGAATAAGAATATGTCGATGGCGCAGAAACAGAGGAGCTGGGAGACTTTTCCCCCTAAACGTAAACATCACGTTTGCCAACAGAAATTGTCTGTACCTACACCAATGGCTCCCCTAAGGAAAGCCGATAGTTTCGAAG GTCATGAAGAAGCGGTTAAAAGCCTCGTGGCCGCGGTTCAGGAAACTAGACGGAAACCTAGGGGAGGTAATTAA